A genome region from Pseudomonas pergaminensis includes the following:
- a CDS encoding DMT family transporter, producing MNLSLYLLTVLIWGTTWIALKWQLGVVAIPVSIVYRFGLAALVLFVLLLLSRKLQLMNRRGHLICLAQGLCLFCVNFMCFLTASQWIPSGLVAVVFSTATLWNALNARVFFGQRVARNVLMGGGLGLAGLGLLFWPELAGHTASPQTLLGLGLALLGTMCFSAGNMLSSLQQKAGLKPLTTNAWGMLYGALMLATYCLVRGIPFEMDWSARYLGALWYLVIPGSVIGFTAYLTLVGRMGPERAAYCTVLFPVVALNVSAFAEGYQWTAPALAGLVLVMLGNVLVFRKPKVTSPVFNAKAV from the coding sequence ATGAACCTTTCCTTGTATTTACTCACCGTGCTGATCTGGGGCACCACCTGGATTGCCCTCAAGTGGCAATTGGGCGTGGTGGCGATTCCTGTGTCCATCGTCTATCGCTTCGGCCTGGCGGCGCTGGTGCTGTTTGTGCTGTTGCTGCTCAGCCGCAAGTTGCAACTGATGAACCGGCGCGGGCACCTGATCTGCCTGGCCCAGGGCTTGTGCCTGTTCTGCGTCAACTTCATGTGCTTTCTCACCGCGAGCCAGTGGATCCCCAGCGGCCTTGTGGCAGTGGTGTTTTCCACGGCGACCTTGTGGAACGCGCTGAACGCCCGGGTGTTTTTCGGCCAGCGCGTGGCGCGCAATGTGTTGATGGGCGGCGGCCTGGGCTTGGCGGGCTTGGGCCTGCTGTTCTGGCCGGAGCTGGCCGGGCACACCGCCAGTCCGCAGACCCTGCTCGGCTTGGGTTTGGCATTGCTGGGGACTATGTGTTTCTCGGCCGGCAATATGCTCTCGAGCCTGCAGCAGAAGGCCGGGCTCAAGCCGCTGACCACCAATGCCTGGGGCATGTTGTATGGGGCGCTGATGCTGGCGACTTACTGCCTGGTGCGCGGTATTCCGTTTGAGATGGACTGGAGCGCGCGCTACCTCGGTGCGCTGTGGTACCTGGTGATTCCGGGGTCGGTGATTGGCTTTACCGCGTACCTGACGCTCGTCGGGCGCATGGGGCCGGAGCGGGCGGCGTATTGCACGGTGCTGTTCCCGGTTGTAGCGCTGAACGTCTCGGCGTTTGCCGAAGGGTACCAGTGGACCGCACCGGCGCTGGCGGGGTTGGTGTTGGTGATGTTGGGGAATGTGTTGGTGTTTCGTAAGCCCAAGGTTACGAGCCCGGTTTTCAACGCGAAGGCTGTCTAG
- a CDS encoding helix-turn-helix domain-containing protein, producing MPDLESLQVFQALNRSPNARLEACAELGDGLSAALWSNHHDSQDYQAPTHHTLSCYIGGGTGTFRRDQPGTKGGPDKLCILPAEHRSAWVINGEIRLAHVYFSPEQFALGCVTLLDREPRTLQLRESTFLEDARLTRRFHQLIALNWHEPAERLLTSSLAHEMLSHTLLSQVGAREGLRLKGGLAAHQRRLLVEYIDQHLEDPISLGQLAGMCALSEYHFARMFRQSFGLPPHQYLLARRLTRAQALLRRGALPLNEIALMCGFSSASHFTHRFRQAMGATPGEYRQAFCA from the coding sequence ATGCCTGATCTGGAATCCCTGCAAGTCTTCCAAGCCCTTAACCGCTCGCCCAACGCACGCCTCGAAGCCTGTGCCGAGCTCGGTGATGGCTTGTCTGCGGCCTTGTGGAGCAACCACCACGACTCGCAGGACTACCAGGCGCCGACGCACCACACTTTGTCGTGCTACATCGGCGGCGGCACCGGCACGTTCCGGCGCGACCAGCCCGGCACCAAGGGCGGCCCCGACAAGTTGTGCATCCTGCCAGCCGAGCATCGGTCGGCGTGGGTGATCAACGGCGAGATCCGCCTGGCCCACGTGTATTTCAGCCCGGAGCAATTTGCCCTGGGTTGCGTCACCCTGCTCGACCGCGAACCGCGCACTCTGCAATTGCGCGAAAGCACCTTCCTGGAAGACGCCCGCCTGACCCGGCGCTTTCACCAGTTGATCGCGCTGAACTGGCACGAGCCCGCCGAGCGCCTGCTGACCAGCAGCCTGGCCCATGAAATGCTCAGCCATACCTTGCTCAGCCAAGTCGGTGCCCGCGAAGGACTGCGCCTCAAAGGCGGGCTGGCGGCGCACCAGCGGCGGCTGTTGGTGGAGTACATCGACCAGCACCTGGAAGACCCGATCAGCCTGGGTCAACTGGCCGGGATGTGTGCGCTGTCGGAATACCATTTCGCGCGGATGTTCCGCCAAAGCTTCGGCCTGCCGCCCCATCAGTACTTGCTGGCACGCCGCCTCACCCGCGCCCAGGCCCTGTTGCGCAGGGGTGCCCTGCCCTTGAATGAGATCGCCTTGATGTGCGGTTTCTCCAGCGCCAGCCACTTCACCCACCGCTTCCGCCAAGCCATGGGCGCGACACCCGGCGAGTATCGCCAGGCGTTCTGCGCTTAG